The following are from one region of the Paraglaciecola sp. L1A13 genome:
- a CDS encoding ATP synthase subunit I: protein MMSNFEPHMLNLIFPFMVGIVLGCCFFYVLWLTVDKGLKSDHPAVWFLGGILARMGTAVSVFYWISDNDMWRLVASLIGFIIGRIFMTKCLAKTDKNQLEKKAISNAH, encoded by the coding sequence ATGATGAGTAATTTCGAACCTCATATGTTGAATTTGATATTTCCTTTTATGGTAGGAATAGTCTTGGGCTGTTGTTTTTTTTACGTTTTGTGGCTAACGGTAGATAAAGGCTTGAAATCTGATCACCCAGCAGTGTGGTTTTTAGGCGGTATATTAGCGCGTATGGGCACAGCAGTTTCGGTATTTTACTGGATATCCGACAACGACATGTGGCGACTTGTGGCGAGTTTGATTGGCTTTATAATAGGTCGCATATTTATGACAAAATGCCTCGCTAAGACAGATAAAAATCAACTAGAGAAAAAGGCTATTAGTAATGCACATTAG